Genomic window (Acidobacteriota bacterium):
ACTTTCCCCGTCGCCGCATCATCCGGCACCACCACCGTCAATTCCGTTGCCGTCGCTGCCGTCACTGTCGCCGGAGTCCGTCCCCCGGTTTCACGCGCAAAATCCACCGCGTTGTAGCCCGGTCCGCGTCCGTCAAACTGCCGGCCTTTGAGCTTGATCGTTTCCGCCTGGGCAGCCCGGTCCGGGGTGAAGTCCTCCACGACGGGTGGTCGCACCAGTTTCCGTAACACGTGATTTCCACTATCGGCCACCAGAATAGCGCTTGATGACAGGACCGCAACGCCCCGCGGTTGGGAAAATTGCGCTGTTTGGCCGGGGCCATCCGTGGTTCCACGCTCTCCCGTTCCAGCCAGGGTCGTCACCGCCAGGCTGTCCCCACGAACGGCGGCTTCTGGTAACACTTCCCGAATCAACGAGTTGGCCGTATCCGCCACGATCAACGTTCCAGTGGTATCCAGTGCCAGACCCGCTGGTTCGGCAAACCGGGCTTCAGCTCCGTTTCCATCGGAGAATCCACGCCCGCTCCCCGCCACCGTCAACAGGTTGCCTTCCGCATCCAGCCGCAGAATCCGTCCCTGGTCCGCCAGATACACCAGCACTGTCTCGCGTTCGATGACAATTCCCGCCAGTCCCCGGAGCTGAACCGGGTTTTCTCCGACACCATTTCCAGCGACGGTCGTCACCACCCCATCCAATCCAATTCGCCGGATGGATTCGTTTCCGGCATCCGCAATATAGAGTTGTCCGCTCGGATCAATCGCAATTCCCACCGGACGGTCAAACTGCGCTTCGTTTGATGGCCCGTCTTTCAATCCGGCAACACCGGTTCCGGCAATCGTCGTCACGGCCCCAAACGGGTCAATTTTCCGAATCCGATGGTTGCTGGTGTCCGCAACGTAGACATATCCTCCGGCGTCCACCGTCACGCCTTGTGGTTCATTGAATTGGGCTTCCGGGCCGGTTCCATCTGCAAACCCCGGTGTTCCGCTCCCCGCCATCGTTGTCACCCTCCCAAACGCATCCACTCTCCGAATTCGATGGTTTCCAGTGTCGGCGACATACACCGCTTCATCCGGCCCGACCGCCATTCCCGTCGGACGGTTGAACCGCGCTTCGCTGGCTTCGCCATCCGCAAAACCGGATTCTCCGGCCATTCCGGCAAAGGTGCTGACCGTCGTGCTGACCGTACCTGGCAACTGGGTCGGAACCACCGTGAGGCCGATTTCCACTTCCTGGACGTCATTTCCGGTCACGATCCGCATGGTCCGCGTCCCCAGACTCGCTTTTCCCTCAATCTGGATCTGCACTTGCATTAATTTCTTGGACACTACCTGCGCCGGTCCGGGCATTCCCGCTGGAGCACCACCCACTGAAATTTCGTTGCCCAGTGAAACTTGCGTTTTACCTTTCGCCCATTTGGTTTTCTTCCCGCGAACCGTCACCGTCACCGCCTGTCCCTGGGTGACTCGTCCTGGTTCAATCCCAACAATCGTCGCTCCTGGTTTCTCTTCCTGTTTCTTGCTGGTCGGTTTTGTGCTCCGCCGGGTTTCCGCCGCCAGAACCACCACCGGGAAAAGGGTTTGCAGGCCCATTCCCACCATCAACGACCAGATGAGCAGGTGACGGATGGACAATTCAAACCGGGTTTGTCGGCGCGAAGTGAATTGAGTACGAGTCATGGAAATCACCGGAATTGGATTTGGGAGTTGAAGTTCAGAGTTCAAGTTTTAGCTTGTTCTTCACCTTACCCCGCAATCAGTTTCAGTGGAACAAAAATATGAAAAAAATGCTTCCGAAATATTTTTGCAAGCTGAAGCCTGAACTCTGAACATAATTCATCGCCTGAAAGATTATGGCTCAACCTGCACTGACTGTGGACGGCTCGTTTTGCCTGGAATCACCGACAGAACTGCTTCCCAAAAAGCGTGGGCGACTTCGGGTTCGGCAATCATGTTGTGGGCGCCGGAAGTTGCATTCTCGATCTTCGAAATGTACTGGCTGGCTTCCAGGTTGTAGATTCTCCCAGGTTCAAACCGGTACAGTCGCGTCGCCGGCAACATAGGGCTGTTAACCGTAGCTGAATCAATGCCGTTGGCGCCCCACGACCCCAGCGCTCCGATTTCAGGTAAATTCGACTGGTCAGCCGGTGCAAAACAAACGTCGCCTTTCACCTTTGACGCCATCGGGTAGAGCGTCCCAACTGCCGAATCATATTTTGAACGCGTTGTAATCATCGGTCCTTTGATTTTTTGTTCGCGCACCACTGGATGAAAATACCCCGGACTGTTTGAGTAGGGAATGTCTTCGGCAAAAGACCAGTGCGACAACGCGCCTTGAACCAGAAACAGGCTGTCTACCGGCCTGACCAGATGTCCGGTGCCATTTGGACCAGATAACACTGACGAAGCAACGATACACCCAAAACTATGCCCCATCACGTGACAACGGGCTTCCGGCGCTGTCGTCAACAACTGGTTCAGAAAGGTAAATCCTCCGGATTGCCCAAACCTCCGGGCCCGGTCTTTCATTTTCCAGAATGACAGTTGCTGGAGCAAACTCACAATCCATCCCGGCGCCCGTGAAGCAAAACTGGTATCGGCGCCATAACTTGGAACCTGTGAGTCCAGTTCTGGAATATCCGAAGCTGGGACCTGGGCTTCGAGCAATTCAAAGAAGGAAAGCGGGTCAAACGGCATGTGGTCGCTTCCAGGAGCTGAACTCAAGCCTCCGCCAATCAACCCGGATTCCTGATACAGCACCTTGCAGGCAAACAATATCTCACGTGGAGGCTTTTCCCTTGAGTCACCGTGGGTTCGCTCATAGTCCAGGATGATTTCGAGCGCTTCGTTGGCCAGTTCCGTCGGCGTCAGGCAGGGGTAATAGTCAGCCGTGTGCTCGTCGGTTGTTCCGTGGCCAAATTCAACCGAATCAGTCGTTTCAGGTTGTCCAGCAAGCTGCTCGTTGCCCCAGGGCAAACTTGGCCAATGGAGCCCTACCAGCAGGGGGTTGAATTCTGGACAGGCCGTCCGCACCCGATCAATGTCAATTTCACAATCCGCCATCGCCTTGATCCAGCGGTTGTATTGATCAATCGCCGCCGGGATATCGCCTTTCCAGCCATGACTGATGACAAAAACATCGGTGACTGGTTTTTCAGCCAGGGTACTGAGCACAACTTCGCTCAATTTCCCGTGTTCATCATCGGTGCGCTCCTGACCATTTTCATCAAAACACACCAGATGATAGAGAATATCCGTTTCAGGAATCGTGACTTTCGGCATCGGAGGTCTCCCAGAGTGAGTGACGTTTAGAGTTCCGCCTTCAGGCGGTGCCGTAGATCGAAAGCATTTCTGTTCAAAGTTTTACCGCCTGAAAGCGGAACTCTGAACATTTTTTGGCCTGAAGAATCGGTTTTTTTCGCTTTAGAAGACAACGGTGAACAATTTTTTGAAAAACGTGAAAGGAACTCAGAGAAGACGTGAACTTGAATGCGTATTGGTACGGATCATAAGACGGTCTTCTCATCGAAATCAACAACTTTTTTTCACTTCAACTGGACTAAGTTTCCCACCTGCCACTGAATATTTTTCCAACTGGCAGGCAAGCTTTTTCGCGTTCTAAATCCGCTTGCTTAAAGTCAACAATTCATTTTTTATCAATATTTTACAAGTGAAATTACCTTCAAAAGAGTGAGAGCCTTCTCAAGTCTAATCCTCAATGAAAACAGCCAGGAAGACAGGTGTCTTCCTGGCTGTTTTTCCCCTCTTTAGGAACCAATCAGTTCCTCACAATCCCTTTGCTTCGGACAGCGGCCAGCCAGAGCGGGAATTCGTTGAGCAATCGGTCATAGAGTTCTTCATCTGAAATCCTGGCAATGTCGTTGAGGGCAAAAAACGAAGCGTTATCCACAATCCGGCCCGGCAGCGTATCAATGCGTTCCAAAGCGCCGAATTTGGCGTTTCCAATTCCGACAAATTGCCAGAAGATCGGATATTGTGCCGCGTTTGTAATGATTTCCTGGATTTCCTGGTTCTTTTTGACGCCTCCGTCACTGACAAAGACGATAAAGGCTGGGATCGGGCCCGGTTCTTCGACGACATATTTGTGAACGATGTCACGCATCACCAGCGGTTCATCATTGTGGCCGTAAATATCCCGGTCGGAGAGGGCTTCGCGGTTGACGTAGCCTTCGAAATTGTGGACCGTGGCCGGTGCCAGCCGTTTGAACCGATGGTCAAAACGCCAGACATCGAGGCTGCCGTCATCATCAAAGGAAAGCGCTACGGCCAGGATGCGCTCCACGACGTTTTGCACCGTCCCGTTTTTATACAACTGGGTCATGGAGCCAGTGATATCCATCGAAAGCCCAACTCTGGCTTTCACACCCGTCAGGTTTTTCCTGGCCAGTGTCACCTCGACTTTCTGCTTGAGAAGACTCACTTTTGGAGGAAGCGGCACGTGCGGCGTCAATGAAACAACTGGCGGTGGTGGAGCAACGACAACCGGTGCTGATGGTGGCGGAGCGCCTGCCGATGAGGTCGAGTGTTCCTGGTAATAGCGATCTACAAAGCCTTGTAATCCAGACCGATAGCCCTGGCCGACGGCCTGAAATCGCCAGTCTCCGTCTTTGCGGTACAGTTTGCCAAACTCCAGCGCGGTTTCCGTGCTCGAATCGTCACTGAGCGAAAAACGGGCCAGCTCGCGGTTTGTGTCTTCATCCACCACACGAATGAAGGCATCGCGGACCTGTCCGAAACTCTGGTTCTTTTCAAGCGCTCCATCAATCGTGACGACAAAAACCAGTTCGGTAATCGCCGGGTCAACTTTAGGAAGCTCAACCCGGATCACTTCGGCGTCTTCTGAAACGCCTCCCTGTCGGTTGTCACCTGAGTGAATGACAGATCCATCCCGTGACCGGAGATTGTTATAAAAAACAAAATATTCCTCGTGCGGGATTTTTCCATTGCTTCCCAGCATAAATACTGATGCATCAATATCATAGGGTGTACCAGACTGGCTTGTCTTCCAACCAAGCCCAACCAGCACCCGCTTTAATTGCGGCGCTTCTTTCGAGAGATTGACGCGACCACCTTTGGTCAAATGTACTGGCATGTTTAAACTCCTTTCAGGGTGAGGGCTGAGAAAACCAGGGCTCAGGGCTTGGGGCGGAAGACTCGCAAGCTCGGAGCAATCGAAGGGATGAGGGATGAAGGATGAGGGATGAAATAAAACCAATTCTTCAACCCATCGTCTTCAGCTTTCACATATAGATTTTTGATAGCGCTGCAGTGGGACGAGATCTTGTGTGAATTGGATTGAGCATCCCGAAGGGTTGCAGTTCGGATAGCCGGTTGGTTGCGAGGTTTTGGGAGCTACCACCGGGAAAAGTTGCTTCTCCACCTCCGCGCGAGCCGCGCCCGCAGGGCGCGGCTCGCGCGGAAAAAAGAATCGGCCACCGGATCCGGTGGTAGGCCCAAAGCGGCCAACCGACCGGCTATCCGAACTGCAACTCTTCGTGGTGCAAAACCAAAAACCGACACATGAAAGCTTAGGGCTGAAGACTTGGTTTTATTTCATCACTCATCCTTCATCCCTCATCCCTTGAATTGCTCCAAGCCCGCTGCCTTCCGCCCTATTCTAAATGTTCTTCGGCGCATTTGTACAAATACTGTTCGGTGGCCAGTCGGATGGCTTCGGCAAAGGGTCGGGCAGGTTCAGACTGACTTTGGCCAAGAAGGAACGCTTTTGGAAAAACACGCGATAAAAGTGGATCCGTGACCTTCCCCTCGTCAACCGAATAGATCCGCCGTTTTTCAGCCGCATCCAGTTTTTCAGGTAATTCAGCCCAGACAATCGGTTCATAGGCTGCCAGGCTGGCCGAACTGGTTTCAACCAGACAGCCAATCGTTTTGGTATTTTTTTCAAAAACATGCAAACCACTTTCAGCCAACATCAAAAGCCCGGCCTGTGAGCCATCGAGTTGGATCACCATTCCAGGTAAAACCTTCGGAGGATCTTTGAAAAACTCGTCCGGCTTTTCAACCACTGTGCTTTCAAGTGAAAGCGGTTCTTTGCTTTTTTCCTTGGGCTGGGAATATTGAATCAATTTCACCGCCCATTGATGGCGGGCAGCAACAGCCAGATACCACGAAACGAGTTCGCAGATGAACTCCGGGTTTTTTCCATAGACTGCGACAATCACGTGGTCGGGTTCTTCGAATGTCAGTGCGAACATATCAATCAGCAGCCTGGACCGCATTTCGGCAAGTTGTTCCAGTTCAAGCTGATATGGTTTCAGTTCCTTCAAATTGTGCTGGTAAAAATCAAGCAGGATCTGATTTTCAAGTGTCCGTGATTTTTCCTCCAGTTCCCCTCCCCGGATGGTCAATTGTTTTAAAATTGGAAGTCTGGCCAGCAACGCCCCAAGCGCTGGGGCATGTTTTTTCTTTTGTTGCTGCTGGATACTGCGTTCAACCCGGTATTTTTCATTCCTGAGGTTGGTAAAGGCAATGCTATGAGTAAGTTTCAGGACGTTGCGCACAAATTCGGAGCTGCGTTCGGCCAGGTCCCGCAAACGGCTTTCAGCCAGTCGAACGGCGCTGGCTTTGGTTGACCCATCTTCCCGTGGCTGAACCATCACTGAAAGCGTTTCTCCCGCAACCGAAACGGCTGCCCGGAGCGGAAGCGACTGGGCATACCGGTTGAGGGCGGCACTGAGCGGCACCAACAGTTCACGTTCCAGACACCGCTTGAGCGGGCGGGCGCCATACACGACATCATACCCTCTGGCTGCCAGAAAGTCGGGAACTTCCGGGCTGACATCCAGATGCAGATTGCGAAACTTGATCCCTTCACGACGCTGCATTAAATCAATTTCACGCCGGGCCACGGCCACGATAGTTTCGGGTGAAAGCGGCCCAAACGGAACGATGCGATCAATGCGGTTAAACATCTCTGGCCGAAGGTAGCTGCGCACCGCTTCGACAAAGTGCCGGACCACGGCTTCCGGCTGGCGATCATCGCCAAACCCGATGGTATTTCGACGATAGGATTCAGCGCCTAAATTCGAAGTCATAATCACCACGGCATTGCGAAAATCGGCCAACCTTCCGCTGGCATCGGTCAGGCGGCCTTCCCCGATCACCTGCAGCAGCAAATCGAAAAACATCGGGTGGGCTTTTTCAACTTCGTCAAACAAAATCACCGAAAAAGGCTGTTCGCGCACTTTGGCGGTCAGCAGTCCTTCAGCCAGCCCCAAACCGCCGATTAAGCGCAGGATTCCTGCCGGGGTGGCAAATTCACTCATATCAAAGCGGGTCATCCGGGTTCGATCACGAAACAGGAATTCCGCCAGCGCCTTGGCCATCTCAGTCTTTCCAACACCTGTCGGACCAACAAACAGAAATGATGAAAGGGGGCGATTGGGACGGGTTAC
Coding sequences:
- a CDS encoding SMP-30/gluconolactonase/LRE family protein; translation: MTRTQFTSRRQTRFELSIRHLLIWSLMVGMGLQTLFPVVVLAAETRRSTKPTSKKQEEKPGATIVGIEPGRVTQGQAVTVTVRGKKTKWAKGKTQVSLGNEISVGGAPAGMPGPAQVVSKKLMQVQIQIEGKASLGTRTMRIVTGNDVQEVEIGLTVVPTQLPGTVSTTVSTFAGMAGESGFADGEASEARFNRPTGMAVGPDEAVYVADTGNHRIRRVDAFGRVTTMAGSGTPGFADGTGPEAQFNEPQGVTVDAGGYVYVADTSNHRIRKIDPFGAVTTIAGTGVAGLKDGPSNEAQFDRPVGIAIDPSGQLYIADAGNESIRRIGLDGVVTTVAGNGVGENPVQLRGLAGIVIERETVLVYLADQGRILRLDAEGNLLTVAGSGRGFSDGNGAEARFAEPAGLALDTTGTLIVADTANSLIREVLPEAAVRGDSLAVTTLAGTGERGTTDGPGQTAQFSQPRGVAVLSSSAILVADSGNHVLRKLVRPPVVEDFTPDRAAQAETIKLKGRQFDGRGPGYNAVDFARETGGRTPATVTAATATELTVVVPDDAATGKV
- a CDS encoding VWA domain-containing protein, yielding MPVHLTKGGRVNLSKEAPQLKRVLVGLGWKTSQSGTPYDIDASVFMLGSNGKIPHEEYFVFYNNLRSRDGSVIHSGDNRQGGVSEDAEVIRVELPKVDPAITELVFVVTIDGALEKNQSFGQVRDAFIRVVDEDTNRELARFSLSDDSSTETALEFGKLYRKDGDWRFQAVGQGYRSGLQGFVDRYYQEHSTSSAGAPPPSAPVVVAPPPPVVSLTPHVPLPPKVSLLKQKVEVTLARKNLTGVKARVGLSMDITGSMTQLYKNGTVQNVVERILAVALSFDDDGSLDVWRFDHRFKRLAPATVHNFEGYVNREALSDRDIYGHNDEPLVMRDIVHKYVVEEPGPIPAFIVFVSDGGVKKNQEIQEIITNAAQYPIFWQFVGIGNAKFGALERIDTLPGRIVDNASFFALNDIARISDEELYDRLLNEFPLWLAAVRSKGIVRN
- a CDS encoding AAA family ATPase; amino-acid sequence: MPTLDWKFFGIILKLGDDTYLSKALLFPEFSCLTNQPVKAHGALSANIAQVLENLPLGTVHRRQLSDPIELRQWNLDLNPPKGVFWREPINLEFSGVTWQHGDAQLAYLPELEEMVIVSGTGDLNEEVLKQIRQHILRTESNLSLYKLLLLQQAEEIQTCYLTQQITLLRPKQVMSKKDDDPEKKKSVLEQVATNLNSGFLSVAYEVDELVESLAAALTGRVQRSVLLVGASGTGKTAIFHELVRTRNKYNLGHTPFWATSGSRLVAGMTGFGMWQERCLDVWREATHTKALLHLGNLVELMEVGKSVSNEQGIASFFRSYLARGDMLVVAECTPEQITVIEREDPHLLQVFHRIDISEPSLEVGQKILRRVASDLVPGREVVLDDLGIETLDRLHRRYATYSAYPGRPLRFLKNLIQDAVEGSTLTTTEVTQTFSRETGLPLFLLDESIPLDLESVHSWFSQQVIGQPQAVDLVVDLLAAIKAGVTRPNRPLSSFLFVGPTGVGKTEMAKALAEFLFRDRTRMTRFDMSEFATPAGILRLIGGLGLAEGLLTAKVREQPFSVILFDEVEKAHPMFFDLLLQVIGEGRLTDASGRLADFRNAVVIMTSNLGAESYRRNTIGFGDDRQPEAVVRHFVEAVRSYLRPEMFNRIDRIVPFGPLSPETIVAVARREIDLMQRREGIKFRNLHLDVSPEVPDFLAARGYDVVYGARPLKRCLERELLVPLSAALNRYAQSLPLRAAVSVAGETLSVMVQPREDGSTKASAVRLAESRLRDLAERSSEFVRNVLKLTHSIAFTNLRNEKYRVERSIQQQQKKKHAPALGALLARLPILKQLTIRGGELEEKSRTLENQILLDFYQHNLKELKPYQLELEQLAEMRSRLLIDMFALTFEEPDHVIVAVYGKNPEFICELVSWYLAVAARHQWAVKLIQYSQPKEKSKEPLSLESTVVEKPDEFFKDPPKVLPGMVIQLDGSQAGLLMLAESGLHVFEKNTKTIGCLVETSSASLAAYEPIVWAELPEKLDAAEKRRIYSVDEGKVTDPLLSRVFPKAFLLGQSQSEPARPFAEAIRLATEQYLYKCAEEHLE